From the genome of Castor canadensis chromosome 4, mCasCan1.hap1v2, whole genome shotgun sequence, one region includes:
- the Obsl1 gene encoding obscurin-like protein 1 isoform X1 codes for MKAGSGDQGSPPCFLRFPRPVRVVSGAEAELKCVVLGEPPPIVVWEKGGQQLAASERLSFPADGAEHGLLLSGALPTDAGVYVCRARNAAGEAYAAAAVTVLEPPAPEPEPQPAERPLPPPGSGEGAPVFLTGPCSQWVLRGAEVVLMCQVGGLPEPTLYWEKDGMALDEVWDSSHFALEPGRAAGGTGVSLALRILAARLPDSGVYVCHARNAHGHAQAGALLQVHQPPESPPEDPDETPTPVVEPLKCAPKTFWVNEGKHAKFRCYVMGKPEPEIEWHWEGRPLLPDRRRLMYRDRDGGFVLKVLYCQAKDRGLYVCAARNSAGQTLSAVQLHVKEPRLRFTRPLQDVEGREHGIVVLECKVPNSRIPTAWFREDQRLLPCRKYEQIEEGTVRRLIIHRLKADDDGVYLCEMRGRVRTVANVTVKGPILKRLPRKLDVLEGENAVLLVETREAGVEGHWSRDGEELPATCQSSCGHMHALVLPGVTREDAGEVTFNLGNSRTTTLLRVKCIKHNPPGPPVMAEMFKGQKNTVLLTWKPPEPPPETSFIYRLERQEVGSEDWIQCFSIEKAGAVEVPGDCVPAEGDYRFRICTVSEHGRSPHIVFHGSAHLVPTARLVKGLEDVQVYDGEDAIFSLDLSTIIQGIWFLNGEELKCTEPEGQVEPGALRYRMEQKGLQHRLILQTVKHQDSGALVGFSCPGVQDSAALTIQESPVHILNPQDKVSLTFTTSDRVVLTCELSRMDFPATWYKDGQKVEESESLVVKMDGRRHRLILPEANVQDSGEFECRTEGVSAFFSVTVQDPPVHIVDPQEHVFVHAITSECVMLTCVVDQEDALVRWYKDGQEVEESDFVMLENDGPHHRLVLPAAQPPDGGEFQCVAGEERAYFTVTITDVSSWIVYPSGKVYVAAVRLERVVLTCELCRPWAEVRWTKDGEEVVESPALLLQKEDTIRRLVLPAVQLEDSGEYLCEIDDESASFTVTVTEPPVRIIYPRDEVTLIAVSLECVVLMCELSQEDAPVRWYKDGLEVEESEALVLESDGPRRRLVLPAAQPEDGGEFVCDAGDDSAFFTVTVTAPPERIVHPAARSLDLQFRAPGRVELRCEVAPAGSQVCWYKDGLEVEASDALQLGAEGPTRTLTLPHAQPEDAGEYVCETRDEAVTFNVSLAETPVQFLMPERAPSPLCVAPGEPVVLSCELSRASAPVFWSHNGEPVQDGEGLELQAEGPRRILCIRAADPGHAGLYTCQAGAAPGSPSLSFTVQVTEPPVRVVAPEAAQTRVRSTPGGDLELVVHLSGPGAPVRWYKDGERLASQGRVQLEPAGARQVLRVRGARSGDAGEYLCDMPQDSRIFIVSVEELPPVKLISELTPLTVHEGDDATFRCEVSPPDADVTWLRNGAVVTPGPQLEMAQNGSSHTLTIRGCQLQDTGTVTARAGGTSTSARLHVRETELLFLRRLQDMRAEEGQDVCLEVETGRVGTAGAVRWMRGGEPLPLDSRLTMAQDGHIHRLSIHGVILADQGTYGCESHHDRTLARLSVRPRQLKALRPLEDVTISEGGSATFQLELSQEGVTGEWAQGGVRLQPGPKCHIHAEGHTHRLELSGLGLADSGCISFTADSLRCAARLSVREVPVTIVRGPQNLEVTEGDTATLECELSQALADVTWEKDGRELTPSPRLRLQALGTRRLLQLRRCCSSDAGTYSCAVGTTRVGPVRLTVRERAVSVLCELQSVQAREGDSARFECTVSETEITGRWELGGRPLRAGGRVRIRQEGKKHILVLSSLLAEDAGEVRFQAGPAQSLARLEVEALPLQMCRRPPREKTVLAGRRAVLEVTVSRSGSHVCWLWEGVELCPGGKYEMRSHGPTHSLVIHDVQPEDQGSYCCQAGQDSAHTQLLVEGD; via the exons ATGAAGGCGGGCTCGGGGGACCAGGGGAGCCCCCCGTGTTTCCTGCGCTTCCCGCGGCCGGTGCGGGTGGTAAGTGGCGCCGAGGCCGAGCTCAAGTGCGTGGTCCTGGGGGAGCCGCCGCCCATTGTTGTGTGGGAGAAAGGCGGGCAGCAGCTGGCGGCCTCGGAGCGCCTGAGCTTCCCCGCGGACGGCGCCGAGCACGGCCTGTTGCTTAGCGGCGCGCTGCCCACCGACGCCGGGGTCTACGTGTGCCGCGCCCGCAACGCGGCCGGCGAGGCCTACGCAGCGGCCGCCGTCACCGTGCTGGAGCCGCCCGCCCCCGAGCCCGAGCCCCAGCCTGCCGAGCGCCCGCTGCCGCCGCCGGGGAGCGGGGAGGGCGCTCCGGTGTTTTTGACGGGGCCCTGCTCCCAGTGGGTGCTGCGGGGGGCGGAAGTGGTGCTGATGTGCCAGGTGGGGGGCCTTCCCGAGCCCACGCTGTACTGGGAGAAGGATGGGATGGCCCTGGATGAGGTGTGGGACAGCAGCCACTTTGCGCTGGAGCCCGGCCGCGCCGCCGGGGGCACGGGCGTGAGCCTGGCGCTGCGCATCCTGGCGGCACGGCTGCCGGACTCGGGCGTCTACGTGTGCCACGCCCGCAACGCGCACGGCCACGCGCAGGCCGGCGCGCTGCTCCAGGTGCATCAGCCCCCGGAGAGCCCGCCGGAGGACCCCGACGAGACCCCCACGCCCGTAGTGGAGCCGCTCAAGTGCGCGCCCAAGACCTTCTGGGTGAACGAGGGCAAGCACGCCAAGTTCCGCTGCTACGTGATGGGCAAGCCTGAGCCCGAGATCGAATGGCACTGGGAGGGCCGCCCGCTGCTCCCCGACCGTCGCCGCCTCATGTATCGCGATCGCGACGGCGGCTTTGTGCTCAAGGTGCTCTACTGCCAGGCCAAGGACCGCGGGCTCTACGTTTGCGCAGCGCGCAACTCGGCGGGCCAGACTCTCAGCGCCGTGCAGCTGCACGTCAAAG AGCCTCGCCTCCGATTCACAAGGCCCCTGCAGGATGTGGAAGGCCGGGAGCACGGAATTGTTGTGCTGGAGTGTAAAGTACCCAACTCCCGAATCCCTACGGCCTGGTTCCGTGAGGACCAAAGACTGTTGCCCTGCCGCAAGTACGAGCAGATTGAGGAGGGCACCGTCAGGCGTCTCATCATCCATAGGCTGAAGGCAGATGATGATGGTGTCTACCTGTGCGAGATGCGGGGCCGGGTGCGCACCGTGGCCAACGTGACAGTCAAAG GGCCCATCTTGAAGCGGTTGCCCCGGAAGCTCGATGTCCTGGAGGGGGAGAATGCCGTGCTGCTGGTGGAAACGAGAGAGGCTGGGGTAGAGGGGCATTGGAGCCGCGATGGGGAAGAGCTGCCAGCCACCTGCCAAAGCAGCTGTGGCCACATGCATGCCCTGGTCCTTCCAGGGGTGACCCGAGAAGATGCTGGCGAGGTTACCTTTAACCTAGGCAACTCCCGTACGACCACTCTGCTTAGAGTAAAAT GCATCAAGCACAATCCTCCAGGACCCCCTGTGATGGCTGAGATGTTCAAGGGCCAAAAGAACACGGTCCTCTTGACCTGGAAGCCTCCCGAGCCACCTCCTGAGACCTCCTTCATCTACCGGCTGGAACGGCAGGAGGTAGGCTCTGAAGACTGGATCCAGTGCTTCAGCATTGAGAAAGCAGGAGCTGTGGAGGTGCCAGGGGACTGCGTGCCCGCCGAGGGTGACTACCGCTTCCGCATCTGCACAGTCAGTGAACATGGTCGCAGTCCACATATCGTGTTCCATGGTTCTGCTCACCTTG TCCCCACAGCTCGCCTGGTAAAAGGTCTGGAGGATGTGCAGGTATATGACGGGGAAGATGCCATCTTCTCCCTCGATCTCTCCACCATCATCCAGGGCATCTGGTTCCTTAATGGAGAAGAGCTCAAGTGTACTGAGCCAGAGGGCCAGGTGGAACCTGGAGCCTTGCGGTACCGTATGGAGCAGAAAGGTCTGCAACACAGACTCATCCTGCAGACTGTCAAGCACCAGGACAGTGGGGCCCTGGTTGGCTTCAGCTGCCCTGGTGTACAAGACTCAGCCGCCCTCACCATCCAAG AGAGCCCAGTACACATCCTGAATCCCCAGGACAAGGTGTCATTGACCTTCACAACCTCGGATCGGGTGGTGTTGACCTGTGAGCTCTCACGGATGGATTTCCCAGCGACCTGGTACAAGGATGGGCAGAAAGTGGAAGAAAGTGAATCACTAGTTGTGAAGATGGATGGGCGCAGACACCGTCTGATCCTGCCAGAGGCCAACGTCCAAGACAGTGGCGAGTTTGAGTGCAGAACAGAAGGGGTCTCAGCCTTCTTCAGTGTCACTGTTCAAG ATCCCCCAGTGCACATCGTGGACCCCCAGGAGCATGTGTTTGTACATGCCATCACCTCTGAGTGTGTCATGCTGACCTGTGTGGTGGACCAAGAGGATGCCCTCGTGCGCTGGTACAAGGATGGGCAAGAGGTGGAGGAGAGTGACTTCGTGATGCTGGAGAATGATGGGCCCCATCACCGGCTAGTGCTGCCAGCCGCCCAGCCCCCTGACGGGGGCGAGTTTCAGTGCGTTGCTGGAGAGGAGCGTGCCTACTTCACTGTCACCATCACAG ATGTCTCCTCGTGGATTGTGTACCCCAGTGGCAAGGTGTATGTGGCAGCAGTGCGCCTGGAGCGTGTGGTGCTGACCTGTGAGCTGTGCCGGCCCTGGGCAGAGGTGCGCTGGACCAAGGATGGTGAGGAGGTGGTGGAGAGTCCAGCGCTACTCCTACAGAAGGAGGACACCATCCGCCGCCTGGTGCTGCCTGCTGTCCAGCTTGAGGACTCTGGCGAATACTTGTGTGAAATTGATGACGAGTCAGCCTCCTTCACCGTCACAGTCACAG AGCCTCCTGTGCGGATCATATATCCCCGGGATGAGGTGACCTTAATCGCCGTGAGCTTGGAGTGTGTGGTGCTGATGTGTGAGCTCTCTCAAGAGGACGCTCCCGTGCGCTGGTACAAGGATGGGCTGGAAGTGGAGGAGAGTGAGGCTCTGGTGCTGGAGAGTGATGGGCCCCGTCGCCGTTTGGTGTTACCTGCTGCTCAGCCTGAGGATGGGGGCGAGTTTGTGTGTGACGCTGGAGATGACTCGGCTTTCTTCACTGTCACTGTCACAG CCCCGCCAGAGAGGATTGTGCACCCCGCAGCCCGCTCTCTAGATCTGCAGTTCAGGGCTCCAGGGCGCGTAGAGCTGCGCTGTGAGGTGGCCCCAGCTGGGTCTCAGGTGTGCTGGTACAAGGATGGGCTGGAGGTAGAGGCATCAGATGCCCTGCAGCTGGGAGCTGAGGGGCCTACCCGCACCCTCACCCTGCCCCATGCCCAGCCTGAGGATGCTGGGGAATATGTGTGCGAGACCCGTGATGAGGCTGTCACCTTTAACGTCAGCTTGGCTG AGACCCCAGTGCAGTTTCTTATGCCAGAGAGAGCCCCTAGTCCACTGTGTGTGGCCCCTGGGGAGCCTGTGGTGCTGAGCTGTGAGCTGTCCCGGGCGAGCGCCCCTGTGTTCTGGAGCCACAATGGGGAGCCTGTGCAGGATGGTGAGGGCCTGGAGCTCCAAGCTGAGGGCCCCCGCCGCATCTTGTGTATCCGGGCTGCAGACCCAGGACACGCTGGCCTCTACACCTGCCAGGCGGGGGCAGCCCCAGGGTCCCCAAGCCTCAGCTTCACCGTCCAGGTGACTG AGCCCCCTGTGAGGGTGGTGGCCCCCGAGGCAGCCCAGACGAGGGTTCGGAGCACCCCAGGCGGGGACCTAGAGCTGGTGGTGCACCTCTCCGGGCCAGGGGCCCCTGTGCGCTGGTACAAGGACGGGGAGCGCCTGGCAAGCCAGGGGCGGGTGCAGCTGGAGCCGGCCGGGGCCAGGCAGGTGCTGCGGGTGCGGGGGGCACGGAGCGGGGACGCTGGGGAATACCTGTGCGACATGCCCCAGGACAGCCGCATCTTCATCGTCAGTGTGGAAG AGCTACCACCGGTGAAGCTGATCTCTGAGCTGACACCCTTGACTGTTCACGAGGGCGACGATGCTACATTCCGGTGTGAGGTTTCACCACCAGATGCGGATGTCACTTGGCTGCGCAATGGGGCTGTTGTCACTCCAGGGCCCCAGCTGGAGATGGCCCAGAATGGTTCAAGCCACACTCTGACCATACGAGGTTGCCAGCTCCAGGACACAGGGACCGTAACTGCCAGGGCAGGGGGCACATCCACAAGTGCCCGGCTCCATGTTCGAG AGACAGAGCTGCTGTTCCTGCGACGCCTTCAGGACATGCGTGCCGAGGAAGGCCAAGATGTGTGCCTTGAAGTGGAAACAGGCCGAGTGGGCACGGCAGGGGCTGTGCGCTGGATGCGAGGTGGGGAACCCCTACCTCTTGACTCTCGCCTGACCATGGCCCAGGATGGCCACATCCACCGCCTCTCCATCCATGGTGTCATCCTGGCCGACCAGGGCACCTACGGCTGTGAAAGCCACCACGATCGTACCCTGGCCAGGCTCAGCGTAAGGC CACGGCAATTGAAGGCACTGCGGCCTCTGGAAGATGTGACCATCAGCGAAGGGGGCAGCGCCACCTTCCAGCTGGAGCTGTCCCAGGAGGGTGTGACTGGGGAATGGGCCCAGGGTGGAGTCCGGTTGCAGCCAGGGCCCAAGTGCCACATTCACGCGGAGGGCCACACACACCGCCTGGAGCTCAGTGGCCTGGGCCTGGCCGACTCAGGCTGCATCTCCTTCACAGCGGATTCTCTGCGCTGCGCTGCCAGGCTCTCTGTGAGAG AGGTCCCAGTGACCATTGTGCGGGGGCCACAGAACCTAGAGGTGACTGAGGGTGACACAGCTACGTTGGAGTGCGAGCTTTCCCAGGCCTTGGCTGATGTTACCTGGGAGAAG GACGGGCGCGAGCTCACTCCCAGCCCGCGGCTCCGGCTCCAGGCTCTCGGCACGCGCCGTCTTCTCCAGTTGCGGCGCTGCTGCTCCTCGGACGCCGGGACCTACAGCTGCGCAGTAGGGACGACCCGTGTCGGGCCGGTCCGCCTGACCGTGCGCG AGCGCGCGGTGTCAGTGCTCTGCGAGCTCCAGTCTGTGCAAGCCCGCGAAGGCGACAGCGCCAGATTCGAGTGCACTGTGTCGGAGACCGAGATCACTGGGCGCTGGGAGCTCGGAGGACGCCCCCTGAGAGCCGGAGGACGGGTCCGCATCCGACAGGAAG GGAAGAAACACATTCTCGTGCTGAGCTCGCTGCTAGCTGAGGACGCTGGTGAAGTCCGCTTCCAGGCGGGACCCGCCCAGTCCTTGGCTCGGCTGGAGGTGGAGG CATTGCCTCTACAGATGTGCCGCCGCCCGCCTCGAGAGAAGACGGTTCTGGCTGGCCGCAGAGCCGTGTTGGAGGTGACCGTGTCCCGCTCCGGGAGCCACGTGTGCTGGTTATGGGAGGGGGTTGAGCTGTGCCCTGGGGGGAAGTATGAGATGCGCAGCCACGGTCCCACTCACAGCCTGGTCATCCATGATGTGCAACCTGAGGACCAGGGCTCCTATTGCTGCCAGGCGGGCCAGGACAGCGCCCACACACAGCTGCTGGTAGAAG GTGACTAG
- the Obsl1 gene encoding obscurin-like protein 1 isoform X2 produces MKAGSGDQGSPPCFLRFPRPVRVVSGAEAELKCVVLGEPPPIVVWEKGGQQLAASERLSFPADGAEHGLLLSGALPTDAGVYVCRARNAAGEAYAAAAVTVLEPPAPEPEPQPAERPLPPPGSGEGAPVFLTGPCSQWVLRGAEVVLMCQVGGLPEPTLYWEKDGMALDEVWDSSHFALEPGRAAGGTGVSLALRILAARLPDSGVYVCHARNAHGHAQAGALLQVHQPPESPPEDPDETPTPVVEPLKCAPKTFWVNEGKHAKFRCYVMGKPEPEIEWHWEGRPLLPDRRRLMYRDRDGGFVLKVLYCQAKDRGLYVCAARNSAGQTLSAVQLHVKEPRLRFTRPLQDVEGREHGIVVLECKVPNSRIPTAWFREDQRLLPCRKYEQIEEGTVRRLIIHRLKADDDGVYLCEMRGRVRTVANVTVKGPILKRLPRKLDVLEGENAVLLVETREAGVEGHWSRDGEELPATCQSSCGHMHALVLPGVTREDAGEVTFNLGNSRTTTLLRVKCIKHNPPGPPVMAEMFKGQKNTVLLTWKPPEPPPETSFIYRLERQEVGSEDWIQCFSIEKAGAVEVPGDCVPAEGDYRFRICTVSEHGRSPHIVFHGSAHLVPTARLVKGLEDVQVYDGEDAIFSLDLSTIIQGIWFLNGEELKCTEPEGQVEPGALRYRMEQKGLQHRLILQTVKHQDSGALVGFSCPGVQDSAALTIQESPVHILNPQDKVSLTFTTSDRVVLTCELSRMDFPATWYKDGQKVEESESLVVKMDGRRHRLILPEANVQDSGEFECRTEGVSAFFSVTVQDPPVHIVDPQEHVFVHAITSECVMLTCVVDQEDALVRWYKDGQEVEESDFVMLENDGPHHRLVLPAAQPPDGGEFQCVAGEERAYFTVTITDVSSWIVYPSGKVYVAAVRLERVVLTCELCRPWAEVRWTKDGEEVVESPALLLQKEDTIRRLVLPAVQLEDSGEYLCEIDDESASFTVTVTEPPVRIIYPRDEVTLIAVSLECVVLMCELSQEDAPVRWYKDGLEVEESEALVLESDGPRRRLVLPAAQPEDGGEFVCDAGDDSAFFTVTVTAPPERIVHPAARSLDLQFRAPGRVELRCEVAPAGSQVCWYKDGLEVEASDALQLGAEGPTRTLTLPHAQPEDAGEYVCETRDEAVTFNVSLAETPVQFLMPERAPSPLCVAPGEPVVLSCELSRASAPVFWSHNGEPVQDGEGLELQAEGPRRILCIRAADPGHAGLYTCQAGAAPGSPSLSFTVQVTGAPVRWYKDGERLASQGRVQLEPAGARQVLRVRGARSGDAGEYLCDMPQDSRIFIVSVEELPPVKLISELTPLTVHEGDDATFRCEVSPPDADVTWLRNGAVVTPGPQLEMAQNGSSHTLTIRGCQLQDTGTVTARAGGTSTSARLHVRETELLFLRRLQDMRAEEGQDVCLEVETGRVGTAGAVRWMRGGEPLPLDSRLTMAQDGHIHRLSIHGVILADQGTYGCESHHDRTLARLSVRPRQLKALRPLEDVTISEGGSATFQLELSQEGVTGEWAQGGVRLQPGPKCHIHAEGHTHRLELSGLGLADSGCISFTADSLRCAARLSVREVPVTIVRGPQNLEVTEGDTATLECELSQALADVTWEKDGRELTPSPRLRLQALGTRRLLQLRRCCSSDAGTYSCAVGTTRVGPVRLTVRERAVSVLCELQSVQAREGDSARFECTVSETEITGRWELGGRPLRAGGRVRIRQEGKKHILVLSSLLAEDAGEVRFQAGPAQSLARLEVEALPLQMCRRPPREKTVLAGRRAVLEVTVSRSGSHVCWLWEGVELCPGGKYEMRSHGPTHSLVIHDVQPEDQGSYCCQAGQDSAHTQLLVEGD; encoded by the exons ATGAAGGCGGGCTCGGGGGACCAGGGGAGCCCCCCGTGTTTCCTGCGCTTCCCGCGGCCGGTGCGGGTGGTAAGTGGCGCCGAGGCCGAGCTCAAGTGCGTGGTCCTGGGGGAGCCGCCGCCCATTGTTGTGTGGGAGAAAGGCGGGCAGCAGCTGGCGGCCTCGGAGCGCCTGAGCTTCCCCGCGGACGGCGCCGAGCACGGCCTGTTGCTTAGCGGCGCGCTGCCCACCGACGCCGGGGTCTACGTGTGCCGCGCCCGCAACGCGGCCGGCGAGGCCTACGCAGCGGCCGCCGTCACCGTGCTGGAGCCGCCCGCCCCCGAGCCCGAGCCCCAGCCTGCCGAGCGCCCGCTGCCGCCGCCGGGGAGCGGGGAGGGCGCTCCGGTGTTTTTGACGGGGCCCTGCTCCCAGTGGGTGCTGCGGGGGGCGGAAGTGGTGCTGATGTGCCAGGTGGGGGGCCTTCCCGAGCCCACGCTGTACTGGGAGAAGGATGGGATGGCCCTGGATGAGGTGTGGGACAGCAGCCACTTTGCGCTGGAGCCCGGCCGCGCCGCCGGGGGCACGGGCGTGAGCCTGGCGCTGCGCATCCTGGCGGCACGGCTGCCGGACTCGGGCGTCTACGTGTGCCACGCCCGCAACGCGCACGGCCACGCGCAGGCCGGCGCGCTGCTCCAGGTGCATCAGCCCCCGGAGAGCCCGCCGGAGGACCCCGACGAGACCCCCACGCCCGTAGTGGAGCCGCTCAAGTGCGCGCCCAAGACCTTCTGGGTGAACGAGGGCAAGCACGCCAAGTTCCGCTGCTACGTGATGGGCAAGCCTGAGCCCGAGATCGAATGGCACTGGGAGGGCCGCCCGCTGCTCCCCGACCGTCGCCGCCTCATGTATCGCGATCGCGACGGCGGCTTTGTGCTCAAGGTGCTCTACTGCCAGGCCAAGGACCGCGGGCTCTACGTTTGCGCAGCGCGCAACTCGGCGGGCCAGACTCTCAGCGCCGTGCAGCTGCACGTCAAAG AGCCTCGCCTCCGATTCACAAGGCCCCTGCAGGATGTGGAAGGCCGGGAGCACGGAATTGTTGTGCTGGAGTGTAAAGTACCCAACTCCCGAATCCCTACGGCCTGGTTCCGTGAGGACCAAAGACTGTTGCCCTGCCGCAAGTACGAGCAGATTGAGGAGGGCACCGTCAGGCGTCTCATCATCCATAGGCTGAAGGCAGATGATGATGGTGTCTACCTGTGCGAGATGCGGGGCCGGGTGCGCACCGTGGCCAACGTGACAGTCAAAG GGCCCATCTTGAAGCGGTTGCCCCGGAAGCTCGATGTCCTGGAGGGGGAGAATGCCGTGCTGCTGGTGGAAACGAGAGAGGCTGGGGTAGAGGGGCATTGGAGCCGCGATGGGGAAGAGCTGCCAGCCACCTGCCAAAGCAGCTGTGGCCACATGCATGCCCTGGTCCTTCCAGGGGTGACCCGAGAAGATGCTGGCGAGGTTACCTTTAACCTAGGCAACTCCCGTACGACCACTCTGCTTAGAGTAAAAT GCATCAAGCACAATCCTCCAGGACCCCCTGTGATGGCTGAGATGTTCAAGGGCCAAAAGAACACGGTCCTCTTGACCTGGAAGCCTCCCGAGCCACCTCCTGAGACCTCCTTCATCTACCGGCTGGAACGGCAGGAGGTAGGCTCTGAAGACTGGATCCAGTGCTTCAGCATTGAGAAAGCAGGAGCTGTGGAGGTGCCAGGGGACTGCGTGCCCGCCGAGGGTGACTACCGCTTCCGCATCTGCACAGTCAGTGAACATGGTCGCAGTCCACATATCGTGTTCCATGGTTCTGCTCACCTTG TCCCCACAGCTCGCCTGGTAAAAGGTCTGGAGGATGTGCAGGTATATGACGGGGAAGATGCCATCTTCTCCCTCGATCTCTCCACCATCATCCAGGGCATCTGGTTCCTTAATGGAGAAGAGCTCAAGTGTACTGAGCCAGAGGGCCAGGTGGAACCTGGAGCCTTGCGGTACCGTATGGAGCAGAAAGGTCTGCAACACAGACTCATCCTGCAGACTGTCAAGCACCAGGACAGTGGGGCCCTGGTTGGCTTCAGCTGCCCTGGTGTACAAGACTCAGCCGCCCTCACCATCCAAG AGAGCCCAGTACACATCCTGAATCCCCAGGACAAGGTGTCATTGACCTTCACAACCTCGGATCGGGTGGTGTTGACCTGTGAGCTCTCACGGATGGATTTCCCAGCGACCTGGTACAAGGATGGGCAGAAAGTGGAAGAAAGTGAATCACTAGTTGTGAAGATGGATGGGCGCAGACACCGTCTGATCCTGCCAGAGGCCAACGTCCAAGACAGTGGCGAGTTTGAGTGCAGAACAGAAGGGGTCTCAGCCTTCTTCAGTGTCACTGTTCAAG ATCCCCCAGTGCACATCGTGGACCCCCAGGAGCATGTGTTTGTACATGCCATCACCTCTGAGTGTGTCATGCTGACCTGTGTGGTGGACCAAGAGGATGCCCTCGTGCGCTGGTACAAGGATGGGCAAGAGGTGGAGGAGAGTGACTTCGTGATGCTGGAGAATGATGGGCCCCATCACCGGCTAGTGCTGCCAGCCGCCCAGCCCCCTGACGGGGGCGAGTTTCAGTGCGTTGCTGGAGAGGAGCGTGCCTACTTCACTGTCACCATCACAG ATGTCTCCTCGTGGATTGTGTACCCCAGTGGCAAGGTGTATGTGGCAGCAGTGCGCCTGGAGCGTGTGGTGCTGACCTGTGAGCTGTGCCGGCCCTGGGCAGAGGTGCGCTGGACCAAGGATGGTGAGGAGGTGGTGGAGAGTCCAGCGCTACTCCTACAGAAGGAGGACACCATCCGCCGCCTGGTGCTGCCTGCTGTCCAGCTTGAGGACTCTGGCGAATACTTGTGTGAAATTGATGACGAGTCAGCCTCCTTCACCGTCACAGTCACAG AGCCTCCTGTGCGGATCATATATCCCCGGGATGAGGTGACCTTAATCGCCGTGAGCTTGGAGTGTGTGGTGCTGATGTGTGAGCTCTCTCAAGAGGACGCTCCCGTGCGCTGGTACAAGGATGGGCTGGAAGTGGAGGAGAGTGAGGCTCTGGTGCTGGAGAGTGATGGGCCCCGTCGCCGTTTGGTGTTACCTGCTGCTCAGCCTGAGGATGGGGGCGAGTTTGTGTGTGACGCTGGAGATGACTCGGCTTTCTTCACTGTCACTGTCACAG CCCCGCCAGAGAGGATTGTGCACCCCGCAGCCCGCTCTCTAGATCTGCAGTTCAGGGCTCCAGGGCGCGTAGAGCTGCGCTGTGAGGTGGCCCCAGCTGGGTCTCAGGTGTGCTGGTACAAGGATGGGCTGGAGGTAGAGGCATCAGATGCCCTGCAGCTGGGAGCTGAGGGGCCTACCCGCACCCTCACCCTGCCCCATGCCCAGCCTGAGGATGCTGGGGAATATGTGTGCGAGACCCGTGATGAGGCTGTCACCTTTAACGTCAGCTTGGCTG AGACCCCAGTGCAGTTTCTTATGCCAGAGAGAGCCCCTAGTCCACTGTGTGTGGCCCCTGGGGAGCCTGTGGTGCTGAGCTGTGAGCTGTCCCGGGCGAGCGCCCCTGTGTTCTGGAGCCACAATGGGGAGCCTGTGCAGGATGGTGAGGGCCTGGAGCTCCAAGCTGAGGGCCCCCGCCGCATCTTGTGTATCCGGGCTGCAGACCCAGGACACGCTGGCCTCTACACCTGCCAGGCGGGGGCAGCCCCAGGGTCCCCAAGCCTCAGCTTCACCGTCCAGGTGACTG GGGCCCCTGTGCGCTGGTACAAGGACGGGGAGCGCCTGGCAAGCCAGGGGCGGGTGCAGCTGGAGCCGGCCGGGGCCAGGCAGGTGCTGCGGGTGCGGGGGGCACGGAGCGGGGACGCTGGGGAATACCTGTGCGACATGCCCCAGGACAGCCGCATCTTCATCGTCAGTGTGGAAG AGCTACCACCGGTGAAGCTGATCTCTGAGCTGACACCCTTGACTGTTCACGAGGGCGACGATGCTACATTCCGGTGTGAGGTTTCACCACCAGATGCGGATGTCACTTGGCTGCGCAATGGGGCTGTTGTCACTCCAGGGCCCCAGCTGGAGATGGCCCAGAATGGTTCAAGCCACACTCTGACCATACGAGGTTGCCAGCTCCAGGACACAGGGACCGTAACTGCCAGGGCAGGGGGCACATCCACAAGTGCCCGGCTCCATGTTCGAG AGACAGAGCTGCTGTTCCTGCGACGCCTTCAGGACATGCGTGCCGAGGAAGGCCAAGATGTGTGCCTTGAAGTGGAAACAGGCCGAGTGGGCACGGCAGGGGCTGTGCGCTGGATGCGAGGTGGGGAACCCCTACCTCTTGACTCTCGCCTGACCATGGCCCAGGATGGCCACATCCACCGCCTCTCCATCCATGGTGTCATCCTGGCCGACCAGGGCACCTACGGCTGTGAAAGCCACCACGATCGTACCCTGGCCAGGCTCAGCGTAAGGC CACGGCAATTGAAGGCACTGCGGCCTCTGGAAGATGTGACCATCAGCGAAGGGGGCAGCGCCACCTTCCAGCTGGAGCTGTCCCAGGAGGGTGTGACTGGGGAATGGGCCCAGGGTGGAGTCCGGTTGCAGCCAGGGCCCAAGTGCCACATTCACGCGGAGGGCCACACACACCGCCTGGAGCTCAGTGGCCTGGGCCTGGCCGACTCAGGCTGCATCTCCTTCACAGCGGATTCTCTGCGCTGCGCTGCCAGGCTCTCTGTGAGAG AGGTCCCAGTGACCATTGTGCGGGGGCCACAGAACCTAGAGGTGACTGAGGGTGACACAGCTACGTTGGAGTGCGAGCTTTCCCAGGCCTTGGCTGATGTTACCTGGGAGAAG GACGGGCGCGAGCTCACTCCCAGCCCGCGGCTCCGGCTCCAGGCTCTCGGCACGCGCCGTCTTCTCCAGTTGCGGCGCTGCTGCTCCTCGGACGCCGGGACCTACAGCTGCGCAGTAGGGACGACCCGTGTCGGGCCGGTCCGCCTGACCGTGCGCG AGCGCGCGGTGTCAGTGCTCTGCGAGCTCCAGTCTGTGCAAGCCCGCGAAGGCGACAGCGCCAGATTCGAGTGCACTGTGTCGGAGACCGAGATCACTGGGCGCTGGGAGCTCGGAGGACGCCCCCTGAGAGCCGGAGGACGGGTCCGCATCCGACAGGAAG GGAAGAAACACATTCTCGTGCTGAGCTCGCTGCTAGCTGAGGACGCTGGTGAAGTCCGCTTCCAGGCGGGACCCGCCCAGTCCTTGGCTCGGCTGGAGGTGGAGG CATTGCCTCTACAGATGTGCCGCCGCCCGCCTCGAGAGAAGACGGTTCTGGCTGGCCGCAGAGCCGTGTTGGAGGTGACCGTGTCCCGCTCCGGGAGCCACGTGTGCTGGTTATGGGAGGGGGTTGAGCTGTGCCCTGGGGGGAAGTATGAGATGCGCAGCCACGGTCCCACTCACAGCCTGGTCATCCATGATGTGCAACCTGAGGACCAGGGCTCCTATTGCTGCCAGGCGGGCCAGGACAGCGCCCACACACAGCTGCTGGTAGAAG GTGACTAG